The DNA region GTGGCGGATGTGCGTGCCCTGCATGACAAGGCTTCCCGGGAAATGAGCAAGGAGAAGGCTGCCATTTTTGAGACCCACCTGCTCATGCTGGAGGACCCGGAGTTCCAGGATCAGATTAAGGGAAAGCTGGAGACAGACCGGGAAAACATCGAGTGGGTGGTCTGGGATGTTTCCCGGGAAATCAGTTCCAAGCTCATGGACTCCGGGGACGCCTATCTCCGGGAACGGGCGGTGGACATTGCAGACGTATCCCGCCGGCTGATGCACAAACTCCTGGGGATAAAGGAATTTTCCCTGGCGGATCTGGCCGAGGATGTGATCCTGGTGGCCCACGACCTCCTGCCCTCGGAAGTGCTGACCATGAACAAGGACCGGGTAAAGGGGATCGTGACGGATCTTGGGGGGCGCACTTCCCATACCGCCATTTTGGCCCGGGCCTTTGGGACCCCTGCCGTGCTGGGGCTTTCCACGGTTACCAAGGAAATCAACGCCGGAGATACCCTGATTGTGGACGGCAGCGCCGGGCAGGTTATTATCAACCCCGGAAAGCCCGCCCTTACCAGATACCAGGATGCAATAAAACAGTACCACAAGTCCCGGGACAAATTCCTTTCCACCGTAGACCTGCCCGCGGAAACCAAAGACGGGCACCGGGTCAGCCTCAAGGCCAATATCGAGATCCCCGAAGAAGCCGCCCAGGTGATACGCTACGGCGCCGAGGGCATAGGGCTTTACCGATCGGAATTCCTCTTCCTTACCCCCGGTCAGGCGGCGGAGGAAGAGCGGCAGTACCAGGCCTACAGCGAGGTACTGAAAGCCATGGGGGAACTGCCCGTGACCATCCGTACCCTGGACGTGGGGGGGGACAAGGTATCCCCCAACTTCAAATCATCGGATGATAAGAATCCTCTGCTGGGCTGGCGGGCCATTCGTATGTGCCTGGCCCTGCCGGACTTTTTCAAAATCCAGCTCCGGGCCATTTTACGGGCCAGCGTTTACGGGAATGTGAAGATCATGTTCCCCATGATCTCCGGTGTTGAAGAGCTGGAGCAGGCCCTGGCTCTGCTGAAAGAGGCAAAGGCGGAACTCCGGCAAAAGAAACAAAAGTTTTCCAAAAAGATCGAAGTGGGGACCATGATTGAAATACCCTCCGCAGCCATGACCGCCGATGTCCTGGCCTGGAAGTCGGATTTTTTCTCCATAGGAACCAACGATCTCCTGCAATACACCCTGGCGGTTGACCGGGGCAATGAAAAGGTGAGCTACCTTGCCCAGCCCTTTCACCCGGCGGTGCTCCGGCTCCTGAAGATGACCATCGACGCCGCCCACGACAGAGGCATCAAGGCCGCCATGTGCGGGGAGCTTGCCGGGGCGACCTTTGCAGTTCCCATACTGCTGGGGCTGGGGCTGGATGAATTCAGCATGACCGCCTCCGCCATCCCCCTGGTCAAACAGATCGTCCGTGGAACAACCATGGAAAGCTGCCGGGCCCTGGCTGAAAAGGCTCTGGCCAGCAGTTCCTATAAACAAACAGAAACCCTGGTCAATTCCTGGCTGGCGGAACATTTTCCCAATAAGTGAAGGCCCCAATGGAATTTAACCCCGATCTAAAATACCGGAAGCTCCCCACGGTGGTTCTTGCGGGCCGTCCCAATGTGGGGAAATCCACCCTTTTCAACCGTCTGCTGCACCAGCGCCGGGCCATCACGGATCCTACCCCGGGAGTAACCAGGGACCCGGTTGGCATGGACACTTTTATTGCCGGCAAGCCCCTGCATCTGGTGGATACCGGGGGTTTTAAACTTGACAGAAAAGCTAATGGCGGCAGGGATGTTCCCGAGGACGCCCTGGACGATCTGGTGGTAGAAAAGACCATGGCTGCCCTGGAAAGCGCGGACCTGATCCTCCTGATCCTGGAAGCGGGTGAACTTACCCTGGAAGATGAGGAATTTATAGCATTATTGCGGCCCTATCAGAACAAGCTTCTGGCGCTGGTGAATAAAACTGAGGGGGGCCGCCGGGAAAACGAATCCTGGAACATCCTGTCCTACGGCTTTGACAAGGTGATGATGATCTCCGCCGAACATGGGGATAATGTGGGGGAGCTGGAAGAGGCCATTGTCGGCGCCCTTGATTTTTCCAAGGTAGAAGAGGATGATCCGGACAAACGGCCCATCAGAATCGCTATTTTAGGAAAGCCCAACACCGGAAAGTCCACCCTGTCCAACCGGCTCACCGCCTCTGGGGCCTCCATCGTAAGCGATATACCCGGCACCACCCGTGACGTGGTGGAGGGTGTTTTCCGGTACAAGAACCGGGACTTCCAGGTCCTGGACACCGCAGGTATACGCCGCCGGAGCAAGGTTACTGAAAACATCGAATACTATTCGGTGAACCGGGCCATCAAAACCCTGGACGATGCAGACATAGTGTTTCTCCTCATTGACGCTCAGGAGGGCCTCTCGGATCAGGATAAGAAAATTGCCGCCCTGATAGACGACCGGGGTCGGGGGGTAGTCATGGTCCTCAATAAATGGGACACCATGCCGGATCTTAAGAACACCTTTACTGCGGTCCAGGACCGGATACATTTCCTCT from Treponema primitia ZAS-2 includes:
- the ptsP gene encoding phosphoenolpyruvate--protein phosphotransferase, whose translation is MKKLSGVSVSPGIVIGKSFLYQGNDFSEIPRYAIGKTQVEAEWRRLQAAIEAAVADVRALHDKASREMSKEKAAIFETHLLMLEDPEFQDQIKGKLETDRENIEWVVWDVSREISSKLMDSGDAYLRERAVDIADVSRRLMHKLLGIKEFSLADLAEDVILVAHDLLPSEVLTMNKDRVKGIVTDLGGRTSHTAILARAFGTPAVLGLSTVTKEINAGDTLIVDGSAGQVIINPGKPALTRYQDAIKQYHKSRDKFLSTVDLPAETKDGHRVSLKANIEIPEEAAQVIRYGAEGIGLYRSEFLFLTPGQAAEEERQYQAYSEVLKAMGELPVTIRTLDVGGDKVSPNFKSSDDKNPLLGWRAIRMCLALPDFFKIQLRAILRASVYGNVKIMFPMISGVEELEQALALLKEAKAELRQKKQKFSKKIEVGTMIEIPSAAMTADVLAWKSDFFSIGTNDLLQYTLAVDRGNEKVSYLAQPFHPAVLRLLKMTIDAAHDRGIKAAMCGELAGATFAVPILLGLGLDEFSMTASAIPLVKQIVRGTTMESCRALAEKALASSSYKQTETLVNSWLAEHFPNK
- the der gene encoding ribosome biogenesis GTPase Der produces the protein MEFNPDLKYRKLPTVVLAGRPNVGKSTLFNRLLHQRRAITDPTPGVTRDPVGMDTFIAGKPLHLVDTGGFKLDRKANGGRDVPEDALDDLVVEKTMAALESADLILLILEAGELTLEDEEFIALLRPYQNKLLALVNKTEGGRRENESWNILSYGFDKVMMISAEHGDNVGELEEAIVGALDFSKVEEDDPDKRPIRIAILGKPNTGKSTLSNRLTASGASIVSDIPGTTRDVVEGVFRYKNRDFQVLDTAGIRRRSKVTENIEYYSVNRAIKTLDDADIVFLLIDAQEGLSDQDKKIAALIDDRGRGVVMVLNKWDTMPDLKNTFTAVQDRIHFLFGQMEYAPIVPVSALDGAGVDTLLDTAIKVYAQLNLHTDTGPLNQALERWLTESPPPSGPQNRFKLKYAVQVSDNPVRFVIFASRPKAVSESYISYLRNKLRRDLGYSLIPLGVEIRLSAKNDPAKKNASAKGSPRRGAKPGLSKAHAKSSRSRAQAEKPPRSKAQAESAQAKSAGPKAPVKPARSKGS